The DNA window GAGCCTCGCGGTAGGCGTCGAACGGATTGCCGTGCATGGGTCCTCCTCGCACTTGGGCGGGCGCTCAGCGCCGATCGGCCAGGATACCAGAGCGAGACGCGGCCGACGCGGCCCGCAGGTTGGGCCAGGCGAGCAACACCACCGCGCCGACCACCATGACCGAGCCCAGGAGGATCGACGACGTGACGGGCTCATGGGCGACGACCGCGCCGAGGATCACCGCCACCACCGGATTGACGTACGCGTTGCTGGCCGCCAGCGACGGCGGCACCTCGCGCACGAGGTAGGCAAACGCCGTGTAGCCCACCAGCGACCCGACCACGATCAGGTAGCCCACCGCGCCCCAGGTCGCCGCCGTGTAGGGGTGCCACGCCCGGGGCACCTCGCCCAGGGCGAGAGCGATCGCCAGGTGAAACGCGCCGGCGATCAGGGTCTGGCCGCCGGCGCTGACCAGGAGGCCGGCCGGCAGGGCGTGGCGCCTCCCGAAGGCCGTGCCGGCCGCCCAGCAGACGGGCGCGACCATGAGAATGGCGAGATCCGATCCGAGGCCGAACCGCGTGGAACCCGCCAGCGCGGGCCACAGCAACACGGCGACTCCCGCGAAACCGACCAGCAAGCCGGCGGTTCCGCCCTTGCCCGCTCGCTCCCCGTCGGCGCGGAACCGCTCGATCATGAAGAGGAGGAGCGGCGTGGTCGCGGCGATCAAGGCCGCCACGCCGGAGGGCACCGTCCGCTCGGCAAGGGTGACCGCGCCGTTGGCCAGCCCCAGCATGAGGATGCCGGCGATCGCCGCCCCTTTCCACTCGATCGCTCCGGGCCACGGTTCGCCGCGCAGCTTTCCCAGGCCGATCAGCAAGGCGCCCGCGATCAGGAAGCGCAGCGCGCACATGGCGAAGACCGGCATCTCCACGATCGCATAGCGAATGCCCAGGTAGGTCGATCCCCACGCGAAGTAGACGGCCGCCAGGGCGGTCGCGACGAGCCAGAGCTTGGTCCGAGGCAATGGTTAACTTCGGGCTAAATCACGAACGAGTGGGAGGAAAGTCGGCGATAGGCACAGGGGGTCCTTCGGGGCCCACAAGGTGAGGAGGATAGCAGGCCGGTGATCGGCAAGCTGGAGAAGCTGCTGGTTGGCGAGACCCGAAAGGTCGTCGCCAGGGCCGAGGCCGGCAAGGTGGCCGCCACCGCCCTCACCAATTCGGCGAGCGTCCTCGACAAGCGCATCGCCGCCGAAATGGCCGACTACGCCGGGCACTTCCGCCTCACCGAAGCGCCCGCCCTGGTCGCGCAACTCTCCAAGCTCGACAACTTCTGGGGCCGCGACGTCACGCGCCAGATCGCGCGCGACCACCGCGGCCACCGCGGCGGGTTCATCGTGGATCTGGTCGCCAACGCCGAGAAGCGCGGCTACCCGGATCTCAAGGGCCTTCAAGAAGCGCTCCCGGCCCACTGGCTGAGCCGGGCGCCATGCCCGTTCTGCCACGCCCAAGACCTCCTCAAGCCCAAGGGGACCATCGTCTTCGAGTCCGAGAATTTCGTCGCCGCGCCCAACATCCGGCAGTTGTTCGCCCTGGAGGGCGAGACCGGCGGCCACTTGATGGTCTTCGCCAAGCACCACCGTTCCACGCCGTCCGGCCTGCCCGACCGGTACAAGCAGGAACTGGTGGACACGATTCGCAAGACCAAGAAGTCCATGGAAGAGGCCTACGGCAAGCCCGTGTCGATCTTCGCCAACGGCGGGGCGGGCGCGCCGCCCTGGATCCTCGAGGACGTGGACAGCCACGCCCACATGCAGCTCTTCTCGGGCAACACGACGGTCACCGACGCCGTGCTCAAGGAGATCGGGATCTCGCGGGACCGGGTCATTCCGGTCAACGGCTTCGGAGAGTACTTCAAGCTCTACGAGCAGGGCAAGTTGCGCGGCCGCTACATCCTGACGCTCGATGCCGCCGAACGGGGCCACGTCATCCTGATCGGCGAGCAGGCCACGGCCGGCGGCCTGGCCATGCGCAACGCCCGCGTGAGCCTCGGCCTGCCGCCGCTTGGCGAGATCAAGGCCAACGAGGGCCTCGCGGTGAAGGTCGCCGCCCTGCTCAAGACCAAGGTGCCGGCGCCGCAGGCCGCCGCCAAGGTCGGCGCCATCCTGGCCGGGGCGCCGGTCCCGACCCGGTAGGCGGCCGCCGGTCGCCCGGCTACCAGAGGGTCTCGACCGGATAGCCTGAAAACGCCTCGTCGGGTGAGATCAGCGCGAGACCCTCCACGACGCACTGCGCGACGAGCAGACGATCGAACGGGTCGCGGTGGCGGAGGGGTAGATCCTCGACCGCGAACGCGTGAGCGTGTGTCACCGGCAGGGCCTCTATGCCGTGCCGGCTCATCCCTTCCGAGACCAGCCGCGGCACGGGGCCGGCGGGTGAGAGTCGGCCCAGACGCGCCTTGATCGCGATCTCCCAGCTCGAGATCGGGCTCAGCAGCACCGAGTTGGCGGGATCCCGGATCGCGGCCACCGCCGCTCGGGACAGCGCCGGCGAGCCCTCGACCAGCCAGATGAAGGTGCAGGTGTCGAGGAGAGCCCTCACCCTTCGAATGCCTGTAGCTCCGCCTCGGGCAGGGGATCGTTGAAATCGTCCCGGATCCCGAACGCACCGGGCATCAGCCCGATGGGCCTGGGCTCCCCCGCAGGCTCGCAGGCTACCAGCCGGGCAACCGGCCGGCCGTTTTTCGCGATCACGATCGTCTCCCCTGCCTGAACGAAGGCGAGGAGTCGTGACAGGTTGGTCTTGGCCTCGTGCACGGTCACAACTCGCATGCCATGATTTTAAACTAATGGCTTAGTCTGGTCAATAGCACCTTGGATGTGACGCCTCGGTCCCGGCCCGGCTGAGCACGAGGCTATCGGCCGCAGGCTACCTCGAACTCGCGGCGTCGTAGACGTCGTAGAGCGCCCAACCCGCGTAGACGACCCCGGCCACGATGCCCCCGAGAGTGCCATAGACCAGGTTGTTGAACTGGCCGCCGGTCAGGGTGCCCAGGACGAATCCGGCGCCGAAGCCTCCCATGGCGGAGACGTAGGCCCCGGCTCCCACCAGGGCCCCCCGATAGGGATCCCCCGCGTACAGGTAACCCGTGCCCAAGAGGAGGGGCGCGGCCAGGGCGGCCAGGGGCGTGTAGGGATCGGCACTGAGCGGGGGGCGGAGGACCGACGAGAGGGCAGCGGTCCCCGCGACGAGCGCGAGTGGAGAGAGGGCGCTCAAGGCGAGGGCGGTGGCGGGATCCTTCCGAGGGGCGACGCGTTCGGGGAGCCACTCCCGGGGCTGGGCGCCGGCGGGCGGCGAGGGTGCGGCGACGATTTCGACCGCTGCGGGCGGCAGGTCGGCGAGCATCTCAGCCATCATGGCCGACCCCAGCAAGTTGCGCTGCGGCGCGCACCACGATCTCGGCACAGGCCTCGGCGTCGGAGACCGGGTCGTGGTGCGACAGCGGAATGCCCAGACGATCGCAGACGTTGTTCAGCTTCGTGGGCCGGATGGCCCACGCCCGGCGAGCGAGCGATACGGTGCAGACGAACGGCAGGTCCGGGGGCGGCAGGCGGGCCGCCTGGCAACAGGCGAGCAGCACACCACGGTCGAAAGACGCGTTGTGGGCGGCCAGGAAGGCCGCACCATCCAGCAGGGGAGCCAGCTCCGACCACACGGCACCGAAGCTCGGGCAGTCGGCCACATCCTCCCACCGGATGCCATGAATGTACGTGAACCGGATGCGCCGCCGCGGAGGGCGAATGAGCCGAGACACGGTAGCGCGCGAGCCGTCGGCCTCGACCCGGACAAGGGCGACGGCGCAGGCGCTGTCGGACCCGCCGTCGGCCGTCTCGAAGTCGATCGCCACGAACGGCCTGGCTGAATGGCTGGGCGGCGACCGAAGCGGTGCCGGCGGAGGGGTCGCGGGCTCACCGGACGCGCGCGGCGCCGCCTGTGCCGGGGGGCGGGCCTGGGGCGCTGCGCGCCGAGCCACGACCGTCGGGGTGGGCGCGGCCACCCGCGGCGGCGCTTCGGCTCCGAGGCGGCGGCACAGTTCGCGCTGCGCGGCGTCCAGGCGGCGCCGCGAGACCCGCACCCAGCGATCGTCGCGGCGCAACAGGTACCGGCAGATCGAATCGACCTCGCGCAGTTCGTCCGCGGTGCGGGCCGGTCCGGGCCCGCGGGCACGCCAGACTTCCTCCAGGAACGACCAGACGTCGCTCGCCGTGCCGCTCGCGCCCCCGCGCACATCGCGGGCGAGCACCAGGCGGCCGGAGCGGATCGCCAGAAGGCGGGCGCCGGCCTCGCCGCCCGGCCACGGCTCCACGAGGACCCCGTCCTGGGTGAGGGCTTCGGCGCGGGCGACCAGGCGCGAGATCGCTGCGAGGCTGTCCCGCAACGCGGCGGCGCGCTCGAAGCGAAGCGCCTCCGCCTCGGCGCGCATGCGGCGTTCGAGTTCTTGCCGGACCTCGGCATCGCGACCCGTGAAGAGCCGGTCCAGCGTGTCGAGCATCTCCCGGTAGGTCTCGGACACGGTGCCCGCCCCGGCGACGCAGGGGGCCAGGCACCTGCCGGTCTGGTGGTACAGGCAGCGCTCGCCGCTCGTATCCTTGCAGAGCCGCCATTTGAGCACCGGCTGCAGGGCGTCGAGAGCCGACCGGAGGGCCCGCGCCGGCCGGAAGGGGCCATAGTGCCTGGATCCGTCCGGCGTGAGCTTGCGCGTGAACAGGACCCGCGGGACCGCTTCGTTCGTGACCCGCACAAACGCCGGCCCGCCCGGCCGCATGCCCATGATGTTGAAGAGCGGCGAACCGGCCTGGATGGCCCGCGCCTCGGCCAGGAGCGCTTCGAGTTCGGAGCCGACCTCCCAATGCTCGATGTAGGCCGCGACGTCCTTGAGGCGGCGCGTCATGTCGCTGTGGCCGCCGCCCGGGCCGAAGTAGGACCGGACCCGGCGCTTGAGGTTGACCGCCTTGCCCACGTAGAGCAGGCGGCCATTTGCGTCGCGGAAAGCGTAGACGCCCGGCTTCTCGGGCAGGCCGGCCACCGGACTCCGGGCGGTCGTCATTCGACCATCATACGCCGAACCTATGTTCCAAATGTGACGGAAGTCACATGTTTGGGACCCCGGCACGGCGGTATGGGATACGAGGCAGCGGCTCTGGACGAGGTGCCCGAACTTGGCGGACAGGCGCTTGCTCGGGGGGATATCCGCCGCGATCGTGGCGGTCGTCTCGGGCTGCGCCCTCTCCGGAGTCGCCACGCGGGTGGCCGGCCGGGGGGATCCACCGGTCGACCGGGCTGGCCTGATCGCCGGGTTCGAGCCGGCCACGACCCAGGCGCCGGCTTCGCTGCCGGCTGGAAAGGGCGCGGTCGAACTGACCATCAGGTGGCCCGCCCGCGTGGCCCAGAAGATCCCGGATTCGGCGGACCGGGTGGATTTCGACGTGACGACCCCGGCGGCGGCCTTCGTCGCCTCGACGTCGGTGTCGCGCACCGGCGGCGCCGCCACCGCCACCGCGGCCATCGAACTGGATGCCGGGTCGTACCGGCTGAATGCGGGTGCCCGCGCCGGCACGACCGTCGTCGCCACGGCGTCGGCGGCGCTGGCCATCGTGGCCGGCGTAAGATCGGCGCTCGCCCTCACGCTCGCGCCGGCGTACCTGCCGGCGATCTCCGGCTTCCAGGGCGCCTGGGGCCTCCCCGGGGACAGTGTCACGATCGACGGGACCAACCTGGGGCTCTCCTGGGCGGCCACGCCGGCGGTGCGGTTCTCGACCGCCGCCGGGTCCGCCTCGGCCGCCGTCACCGGCCTCTCCGCGAATGCCCTGACGGTCGTCGTGCCGGCCGGCGCGGTGAGCGGCGTCGTCTCGGTCTCGGTCGACGGGTCGGCGACCACCTCGGCACCCTTCACGGTCCCCACCCCGGCGCTCTGGGCGCTCCAGACGCCGATCGCCTCGGCCGGCGACACCATCTGGCTCGACGGCGGCTTCGGCCGGAGCGTGACGGTCAACTTTCCGGGCGGCGTGACGGCCGCGGCCACCGTGCTGGGCCCCGGCCGCGCCCGCGCGGTGGTGCCCGCCGGGGCGACCGCGGGCGATCTCACCGTCACGACCGGGGGTAGTACTTACGGAGCGCTGTCCTTCCGGGCGCCACCCTTCTCGCTCGGACTGGGCTCCCTGTTCCAGAGCCCTTACGACCAAGCCGGCGGCGGCCGGCAGACACCGAGTCTCGTGACCGCGAGGGACCTGTTCGCGAGCGTACGCGTCGGGCCATACCTTTACGTGC is part of the Candidatus Tanganyikabacteria bacterium genome and encodes:
- a CDS encoding GIY-YIG nuclease family protein encodes the protein MTTARSPVAGLPEKPGVYAFRDANGRLLYVGKAVNLKRRVRSYFGPGGGHSDMTRRLKDVAAYIEHWEVGSELEALLAEARAIQAGSPLFNIMGMRPGGPAFVRVTNEAVPRVLFTRKLTPDGSRHYGPFRPARALRSALDALQPVLKWRLCKDTSGERCLYHQTGRCLAPCVAGAGTVSETYREMLDTLDRLFTGRDAEVRQELERRMRAEAEALRFERAAALRDSLAAISRLVARAEALTQDGVLVEPWPGGEAGARLLAIRSGRLVLARDVRGGASGTASDVWSFLEEVWRARGPGPARTADELREVDSICRYLLRRDDRWVRVSRRRLDAAQRELCRRLGAEAPPRVAAPTPTVVARRAAPQARPPAQAAPRASGEPATPPPAPLRSPPSHSARPFVAIDFETADGGSDSACAVALVRVEADGSRATVSRLIRPPRRRIRFTYIHGIRWEDVADCPSFGAVWSELAPLLDGAAFLAAHNASFDRGVLLACCQAARLPPPDLPFVCTVSLARRAWAIRPTKLNNVCDRLGIPLSHHDPVSDAEACAEIVVRAAAQLAGVGHDG
- a CDS encoding type II toxin-antitoxin system VapC family toxin — translated: MRALLDTCTFIWLVEGSPALSRAAVAAIRDPANSVLLSPISSWEIAIKARLGRLSPAGPVPRLVSEGMSRHGIEALPVTHAHAFAVEDLPLRHRDPFDRLLVAQCVVEGLALISPDEAFSGYPVETLW
- a CDS encoding EamA family transporter, whose protein sequence is MPRTKLWLVATALAAVYFAWGSTYLGIRYAIVEMPVFAMCALRFLIAGALLIGLGKLRGEPWPGAIEWKGAAIAGILMLGLANGAVTLAERTVPSGVAALIAATTPLLLFMIERFRADGERAGKGGTAGLLVGFAGVAVLLWPALAGSTRFGLGSDLAILMVAPVCWAAGTAFGRRHALPAGLLVSAGGQTLIAGAFHLAIALALGEVPRAWHPYTAATWGAVGYLIVVGSLVGYTAFAYLVREVPPSLAASNAYVNPVVAVILGAVVAHEPVTSSILLGSVMVVGAVVLLAWPNLRAASAASRSGILADRR
- a CDS encoding type II toxin-antitoxin system Phd/YefM family antitoxin, giving the protein MRVVTVHEAKTNLSRLLAFVQAGETIVIAKNGRPVARLVACEPAGEPRPIGLMPGAFGIRDDFNDPLPEAELQAFEG